One genomic window of Marinobacter adhaerens HP15 includes the following:
- a CDS encoding anti-sigma factor family protein: MSCNEIRVDLPAYINNELSAPARDRVQEHVAACTSCRERLASERSLNRALQEQFRVPGPSPDFHSRVLSSARGEAKPESGWSHGALGGAIAAALALGIGLGFLFQPDDVTDSAQPVVVSSASSESAAEESANGIAEPVEKTVRLAFRSGEALENVTLTLELPPNVELASWPGHRELSWQVSLNAGENVLSLPLKLLFPGAGELVARLDTGDRQKTFRAPIPEYPQRSVEDPES, from the coding sequence ATGTCCTGCAATGAAATCCGGGTGGATCTACCCGCCTACATCAACAATGAGCTTTCCGCCCCCGCCCGTGACCGGGTGCAGGAGCACGTTGCTGCCTGCACGTCGTGCAGAGAGAGGCTTGCCTCGGAGCGGTCTCTGAACCGGGCGTTGCAGGAGCAATTCAGAGTCCCTGGGCCTTCCCCTGATTTTCACAGCCGTGTTTTGTCCTCTGCCCGAGGCGAAGCCAAACCGGAGTCCGGATGGAGTCACGGGGCACTGGGTGGCGCCATTGCGGCGGCTCTTGCCCTGGGTATCGGCCTGGGCTTTCTGTTCCAGCCCGATGATGTGACTGACAGCGCCCAGCCTGTTGTCGTGTCCTCGGCGTCCTCGGAGAGTGCCGCTGAAGAGTCGGCAAACGGGATTGCCGAACCTGTTGAGAAAACCGTGCGCCTTGCCTTCCGTTCGGGTGAGGCTCTGGAAAACGTTACGCTTACCCTTGAGCTGCCACCGAATGTGGAACTGGCTTCCTGGCCAGGGCATCGGGAGCTTAGCTGGCAGGTGAGCCTGAATGCCGGGGAGAACGTTTTGTCGCTGCCCCTGAAGCTCCTCTTTCCCGGTGCCGGTGAGTTGGTGGCCCGACTGGACACCGGAGATCGCCAGAAAACCTTTCGGGCCCCGATTCCCGAATATCCACAACGCTCGGTCGAGGATCCCGAATCATGA
- a CDS encoding lipase family alpha/beta hydrolase, protein MKLWIQAMALALTVAWSAPSAAWWWDSTPSNYTDTRYPVVLVHGMFGFDSIAGVDYWYGVAEDLRKYGADVYTTQVPALDSTIARGEALLPQVQAIAAVHGKVNLIGHSHGGPTARYIARVRPDLVASVTSVGSPHKGSPVADLIYGSPAESLAASLGNALGGLIDLLSGGGYNQDLRSSLESLTTQGSAEFNNFAPAGIPTTACGEGAYSANGVRFYSWGGTGVLTNVLDPSDALLGTTSLAFGFSQNDGLVGRCSSRFGKVIRDNYFMNHLDEVNQALGLHSLFETDPKAVFKQHANRLRNAGL, encoded by the coding sequence ATGAAACTCTGGATCCAAGCAATGGCCCTGGCCCTGACTGTGGCCTGGTCGGCCCCCTCCGCCGCCTGGTGGTGGGACTCTACCCCTTCAAACTATACGGACACTCGCTACCCGGTTGTGCTGGTGCATGGCATGTTCGGCTTTGATTCGATTGCCGGCGTGGACTACTGGTACGGCGTCGCCGAGGATCTCCGCAAATACGGCGCCGATGTCTACACCACTCAGGTGCCCGCCCTGGACAGCACCATTGCTCGCGGTGAAGCGCTTCTGCCGCAGGTACAGGCGATCGCCGCGGTGCACGGCAAGGTCAATCTGATTGGCCACAGCCACGGGGGCCCCACGGCCCGTTACATCGCCAGGGTGCGGCCGGATCTGGTCGCCTCAGTGACGTCCGTCGGCTCGCCCCATAAAGGCTCGCCGGTCGCCGACCTTATCTACGGATCCCCTGCCGAAAGCCTGGCGGCCAGTCTGGGGAATGCATTGGGCGGGCTTATCGATCTGCTGTCCGGTGGCGGTTATAACCAGGACCTGCGGTCAAGCCTGGAATCCCTCACCACTCAGGGCAGCGCCGAATTCAACAACTTTGCCCCTGCCGGGATTCCAACCACCGCTTGCGGTGAAGGCGCCTACTCGGCAAATGGTGTCCGCTTCTACTCCTGGGGTGGCACCGGTGTTCTGACCAACGTACTGGATCCGTCCGACGCGTTGTTGGGAACCACCAGCCTCGCCTTCGGCTTCAGCCAGAACGACGGTCTAGTAGGCCGCTGCAGCAGCCGGTTTGGCAAGGTTATCCGGGATAATTACTTCATGAACCATCTGGATGAAGTGAATCAGGCGTTGGGCCTGCATAGCCTCTTCGAAACTGATCCAAAAGCGGTTTTCAAGCAACACGCCAACCGACTGAGAAACGCAGGACTGTAA
- a CDS encoding chloride channel protein: MQKIWHQITEHLIPVFRRRLSGVDALPQLAVLGLLSGLITGGVILVFRLAIEWPLEHFLPGDGSESFEQLDLITRGLLPLAGALGLGLLMHRLATHDRKVGIVHVMERLNYHQGYISMRSAIVQFISGVATVVSGQSAGREGPAVHLGAAFSSLMGQWMRLPNNSIRTLVACGCAAAISASFNTPISGVIFAMEVVMMEYTIAGFTPIILASVSAAIVTQAVYGTEPAFNVPALTMNSLTEIPWILAIAVIIGISAALFIQLVDTMGKHHHRPVLLRITFAGLLMVPFAIFIPETMGIGYDTVNETINGELGFWLLLGAGAAKLVITSLSIGLGMPSGVIGPTLFMGATLGGAMGLIGAQIMPEQASSVGFYAMLGMGAMMGAVLQAPLAALMALMELTRNPNIILPGMLIITTSSLVTSEAFGKRSLFLTILKNQGLSYQNSPVIQALRRVSVGAIMDRSILRTERHLTVEEARKVLKSEPKWLVVEGSSGPTALLPAVDLARYLEDTEKLVSEEEIEPPESIDLMDIPANRRDVAPVQYQATLEEALNEFDATNAEALYVQRHVAPMIQRVYGVVLKADIESYYQYRRS, from the coding sequence ATGCAGAAAATCTGGCACCAGATTACCGAGCATCTGATTCCTGTTTTCCGGCGCCGACTCTCCGGTGTTGATGCTTTGCCGCAACTGGCCGTGCTTGGCCTGCTGTCCGGTTTGATAACCGGGGGCGTGATCCTGGTTTTTCGGCTGGCTATCGAATGGCCGCTCGAGCATTTCCTGCCCGGGGATGGCTCCGAATCCTTCGAACAACTGGACCTAATTACCCGCGGGCTCCTGCCCCTGGCTGGCGCCCTCGGTCTGGGGCTGCTGATGCATCGTCTGGCCACCCATGACCGCAAGGTCGGGATTGTGCATGTGATGGAGCGCCTGAACTACCACCAGGGCTACATTTCCATGCGCAGCGCGATCGTGCAGTTCATCTCGGGCGTTGCCACCGTGGTCAGTGGTCAGTCGGCGGGTCGTGAGGGGCCTGCCGTGCACCTGGGAGCGGCTTTTTCCAGCCTGATGGGCCAGTGGATGCGGCTTCCGAACAACAGCATCCGGACACTGGTGGCCTGCGGTTGTGCGGCCGCCATCTCAGCCTCTTTCAACACGCCGATCTCCGGCGTCATCTTCGCCATGGAAGTGGTGATGATGGAATACACCATTGCGGGTTTTACACCGATCATCCTGGCCTCTGTCAGTGCTGCCATCGTTACCCAGGCGGTCTATGGCACAGAACCGGCCTTTAACGTGCCGGCGCTGACCATGAACTCGCTAACGGAAATCCCCTGGATACTCGCCATAGCGGTGATTATCGGCATTTCGGCCGCGCTGTTTATCCAGCTGGTTGACACTATGGGCAAGCATCACCATCGCCCCGTTCTGTTGCGCATCACGTTTGCGGGTCTTCTGATGGTGCCATTCGCCATTTTTATTCCAGAAACCATGGGTATCGGTTACGACACCGTCAACGAAACCATCAACGGCGAACTCGGGTTCTGGCTCCTGCTCGGAGCCGGCGCCGCCAAACTGGTGATTACATCGCTCTCCATCGGGCTGGGCATGCCAAGTGGCGTGATTGGCCCCACCCTGTTTATGGGGGCAACCCTGGGCGGCGCCATGGGGCTGATTGGCGCCCAGATCATGCCGGAGCAAGCTTCCTCTGTTGGCTTCTACGCCATGCTCGGCATGGGAGCCATGATGGGCGCCGTACTGCAGGCGCCACTCGCGGCCCTGATGGCATTGATGGAGCTCACGCGTAACCCCAACATCATCCTCCCGGGCATGCTGATCATCACCACCTCGAGCCTGGTGACCAGCGAGGCGTTCGGGAAGAGGTCACTGTTCCTGACCATTCTCAAGAACCAGGGGCTTAGCTATCAGAATTCCCCGGTGATTCAGGCGCTGAGGCGGGTATCGGTTGGCGCAATCATGGATCGCAGTATATTGCGCACCGAACGGCACCTGACAGTGGAAGAAGCGCGGAAAGTACTGAAATCCGAGCCAAAGTGGCTGGTGGTTGAGGGCAGCAGCGGGCCGACCGCCCTGTTGCCGGCCGTGGATCTCGCCCGATATCTGGAGGACACCGAAAAGCTGGTGTCCGAGGAAGAGATCGAACCGCCCGAGTCCATTGACCTGATGGACATACCTGCGAACCGTCGCGACGTGGCCCCCGTGCAATACCAGGCCACCCTGGAGGAGGCATTAAACGAGTTCGATGCAACCAATGCCGAGGCCCTCTACGTACAACGTCACGTCGCGCCAATGATCCAGCGGGTATACGGCGTGGTGCTGAAAGCCGATATCGAGAGTTACTACCAATACCGACGGAGCTGA
- a CDS encoding DUF4382 domain-containing protein has translation MKRSVQLIAISTLAAGMAACGGSGSDSSASSGTGTVSFGITDAPAMDLSNVTIAFTEIRLKPEEGQWVEFPLEGFEQVNLLDLQGGLSEPLITDEEVPAGTYTELRLIVDTDNSFVKRESTGDSEYSLAVPSGEQSGLKLKGEFLVAADTTTNFTIDFDVRKSIVDPQGKALADYMLKPSLRLVNNLEVGSISGQVDVAQITSTRMADENLADCQYTGAVYVFSGENAETSDLNVNNEEGNPLMIVPVELDDESSLYSYTAAFLPEGNYTISYSCQEDNNEEDDNLDFEGTQSLEVVANQTTEAELIPLVE, from the coding sequence ATGAAACGTTCGGTTCAACTTATTGCCATTTCAACTCTTGCTGCGGGCATGGCGGCCTGTGGTGGCAGTGGTAGCGACAGTTCAGCGTCCTCGGGCACCGGAACAGTGTCCTTTGGTATTACCGACGCTCCGGCCATGGACCTGAGCAATGTCACCATTGCTTTCACGGAAATTCGTTTAAAACCCGAGGAAGGACAATGGGTGGAATTTCCCCTTGAAGGCTTCGAACAGGTGAATCTGCTGGATCTTCAGGGTGGCCTGAGCGAACCTCTGATTACAGATGAAGAAGTACCTGCCGGCACCTACACCGAGCTTCGACTGATTGTCGACACGGATAATTCGTTTGTGAAGCGCGAATCTACAGGCGACAGCGAGTACTCACTGGCAGTTCCGTCTGGCGAGCAAAGTGGCCTCAAGCTTAAGGGTGAATTCCTGGTGGCCGCAGACACAACCACCAACTTCACCATCGACTTTGACGTGCGCAAGTCCATCGTCGACCCTCAGGGTAAGGCCCTGGCCGACTATATGCTGAAACCGTCCCTGAGACTGGTCAACAACCTTGAGGTTGGCTCTATCAGTGGCCAGGTCGATGTTGCCCAGATAACGTCCACCCGTATGGCGGATGAGAATCTGGCTGATTGTCAGTACACCGGTGCTGTTTACGTCTTCTCTGGTGAGAATGCCGAAACCTCAGACCTGAACGTCAACAATGAGGAAGGCAACCCTCTAATGATCGTGCCGGTTGAGCTCGATGATGAATCTAGCCTCTACAGCTATACGGCAGCATTCCTGCCAGAGGGTAACTACACCATCAGTTACAGCTGCCAGGAGGACAACAACGAGGAGGATGACAACCTTGACTTCGAGGGAACACAGAGCCTTGAGGTTGTTGCCAACCAGACAACCGAAGCCGAGCTGATTCCTCTCGTCGAATAA
- the hemL gene encoding glutamate-1-semialdehyde 2,1-aminomutase, with amino-acid sequence MTHSETLFEQAQKYIPGGVNSPVRAFRGVGGTPIFFKHAQGAYLYDEDDQRYIDYIGSWGPMILGHGDQRIKDALHAQVDLGVGYGAPTALETEMAKKVCELMPSIELVRMVNSGTEATMSTVRLARGYTGRDKIVKFEGCYHGHVDSLLVKAGSGALTLGVPNSPGIPASLAEHTITLTYNDIDSVRECFREMGDQIAAIIVEPVAGNMNCIPPVPGFLEGLREVCDEHGTVLIFDEVMTGFRVSLGGAQGLYGVTPDLTALGKVIGGGLPVGAFGGKREIMEHISPLGPVYQAGTLSGNPLAMCAGLTTLNAISEPGFHDRLTEKTNAVRDGLKEAADATGIPLTVQSAGAMFGFFFTEESSVTRFDQVMGCDVERFKKFFQGMLKEGVYLAPSAFEAGFTTAALSEQDIADTVAAAKKVMATL; translated from the coding sequence ATGACGCACTCCGAAACCCTGTTCGAGCAGGCCCAGAAATACATCCCCGGTGGCGTGAATTCTCCGGTCCGGGCCTTTCGAGGCGTTGGCGGCACGCCGATTTTCTTCAAGCACGCCCAGGGCGCCTATCTTTACGACGAAGACGATCAGCGCTACATCGATTACATCGGTTCCTGGGGCCCCATGATTCTTGGCCACGGTGACCAACGCATCAAAGACGCCCTGCATGCGCAGGTTGATCTGGGCGTTGGCTATGGTGCGCCGACCGCCCTCGAAACCGAGATGGCCAAGAAGGTGTGCGAACTGATGCCATCCATCGAACTGGTCCGCATGGTGAATTCAGGTACCGAGGCCACCATGAGCACTGTCCGCCTGGCGAGGGGCTACACCGGTCGCGACAAGATCGTGAAGTTCGAGGGCTGCTACCACGGCCACGTGGATTCACTGTTGGTCAAAGCGGGCTCCGGCGCCCTCACCCTGGGCGTGCCGAATTCCCCGGGCATCCCTGCCAGCCTGGCTGAGCACACCATCACGCTGACCTACAACGACATCGACAGCGTTCGCGAATGCTTCAGGGAGATGGGCGACCAGATCGCCGCGATTATCGTAGAGCCGGTCGCTGGCAATATGAACTGCATTCCACCGGTCCCCGGCTTCCTAGAGGGGTTGCGGGAAGTGTGCGACGAGCACGGCACCGTGCTGATCTTTGACGAAGTAATGACCGGGTTCCGGGTTTCCCTCGGCGGCGCGCAGGGGCTGTATGGCGTAACCCCGGACCTCACCGCACTGGGCAAGGTGATTGGTGGCGGACTTCCGGTCGGCGCCTTTGGCGGCAAACGGGAAATCATGGAACACATCTCACCATTGGGACCGGTTTACCAGGCAGGCACCCTGAGCGGTAACCCCCTGGCCATGTGCGCCGGCCTGACGACACTGAACGCAATTTCCGAGCCCGGTTTCCACGACCGGCTGACCGAGAAAACCAATGCCGTTCGCGACGGCCTGAAAGAAGCCGCTGACGCCACTGGCATCCCGCTGACGGTCCAGAGTGCCGGGGCCATGTTCGGATTCTTCTTTACCGAGGAAAGCTCTGTTACCCGCTTTGACCAGGTGATGGGCTGTGATGTCGAACGCTTCAAGAAGTTCTTCCAGGGCATGCTTAAAGAAGGCGTATACCTGGCACCATCCGCCTTTGAGGCTGGCTTTACGACAGCGGCACTGTCCGAACAGGACATCGCCGATACGGTAGCGGCGGCCAAAAAGGTCATGGCCACGCTCTGA
- a CDS encoding RNA polymerase sigma factor, whose product MAIFPFKPSKSRRFDALVRPHLDAMYRFAYRLAGQQQDAEDLVQDVVVKLFPKLDELESVDQLRPWLNRVLYRQFIDQVRRKNRQSDRPLTELVGSESQADWLDSLESDSVGPDLQLEQSRLGPALDRVMMTLTPDQRTLLLLHDVDGWRQEDIAEVLDIPLGTVKSRLHRCRAALRKKLQRELEPTEPAGRVGE is encoded by the coding sequence TTGGCAATTTTTCCTTTCAAGCCCTCGAAGTCCCGGCGTTTTGACGCTCTGGTGCGGCCTCATCTGGATGCGATGTACCGGTTTGCTTACCGTCTGGCGGGTCAGCAACAGGATGCTGAGGATCTGGTTCAGGATGTGGTGGTCAAGCTATTCCCAAAGCTTGATGAGCTGGAAAGCGTTGACCAGCTAAGGCCCTGGCTGAATCGGGTGCTCTACAGGCAGTTTATTGATCAGGTGCGGCGTAAGAACCGACAGAGTGACCGCCCGTTGACGGAGCTGGTCGGCAGTGAAAGCCAGGCCGATTGGCTGGACAGCCTCGAATCCGACAGTGTTGGCCCGGATCTGCAACTGGAGCAGTCGCGCCTTGGACCGGCGTTGGATCGGGTCATGATGACTCTGACGCCCGATCAGCGAACTCTTTTGTTGCTTCATGATGTGGACGGCTGGCGCCAGGAAGACATCGCGGAGGTGCTGGACATCCCGTTGGGAACCGTGAAATCGCGATTGCACAGGTGTCGGGCCGCCCTGCGAAAGAAATTGCAGCGGGAGCTGGAACCAACCGAGCCGGCCGGACGTGTGGGGGAGTGA
- the thiD gene encoding bifunctional hydroxymethylpyrimidine kinase/phosphomethylpyrimidine kinase: MLSGLDPSGGAGIQADIQAVTSLGCHPLPVLTCLTVQDTRNVYGAEPVSADLIRKQLQCLADDSPIHAIKTGALGNAAVVDVLVDFIREHPGIPVITDPVIKAAGGGDLADDELVSAMKEKLFPVAEMITPNGVELAMLGNSEDADQAADNLLKGGCESVLATGGHGTGIHIINTLYNHAPEPMRWEIERIGGEYHGTGCTLAAAISAGRASGLSPRAAISQAQNYVHRAILHALEVGKGQPVPDRGILWER; the protein is encoded by the coding sequence ATTCTTTCCGGCCTTGATCCGTCCGGCGGCGCCGGCATTCAGGCCGACATCCAGGCCGTCACCTCCCTTGGCTGCCATCCCTTGCCGGTTCTTACCTGCCTCACCGTGCAGGACACCCGTAACGTGTATGGCGCCGAGCCCGTATCGGCTGACCTGATCCGAAAACAACTCCAGTGTCTCGCCGATGATTCCCCGATTCATGCCATCAAAACCGGTGCCCTGGGCAATGCTGCGGTGGTGGATGTGCTCGTGGATTTCATCCGTGAACATCCGGGCATTCCCGTGATCACCGACCCGGTGATCAAGGCCGCAGGCGGCGGTGATCTGGCCGACGACGAACTGGTCAGCGCGATGAAGGAGAAGCTCTTTCCCGTGGCTGAAATGATCACGCCCAATGGCGTTGAACTGGCCATGCTCGGCAACAGTGAGGACGCCGATCAGGCCGCCGACAATCTGCTGAAGGGCGGCTGCGAATCCGTCCTGGCCACTGGTGGACACGGCACCGGCATTCACATTATCAACACGCTCTATAACCACGCCCCGGAGCCCATGCGCTGGGAAATTGAACGAATCGGTGGTGAGTACCATGGCACCGGCTGCACCCTGGCAGCGGCCATTTCTGCCGGCAGGGCCTCCGGGCTGTCGCCCCGAGCCGCCATTTCCCAGGCCCAGAACTACGTTCATCGCGCCATACTCCACGCCCTGGAAGTCGGTAAAGGCCAGCCGGTGCCGGATCGAGGTATTCTGTGGGAGCGATGA
- a CDS encoding tetratricopeptide repeat protein: protein MLVFWRALSLILLLMPTMILQAAETKAGMEDFRAGVEAFEAGDLNAAKQRFQRAVDAGLRSPSLFYNLGVVCYQLGDYGAAESAFRSLLDGSNGALARYNLGLVALATEESAEARRWFEQASAESAPDKIRALARAQLNKLDGGSPRLARQPSIRGYLGISGGYDSNIAGLPEDTASSEGGVFLEALAAGTYERPVGTRSRLALDAAAYSREHPSDDEYDTQVLQGRLAWSETLAAGERGALVSLVKSWFGSESLETRYGIEGFYRWRECSLPVAPDQCGIALAAATVNGGSGFEAYDGQWYRARVHARKYLGPWRLDGDYSLEINDRRDLQTTSEFISVSPTHHTLEFAGRYRWRPDIVFGTTGSVRHSRYRDAHQLVSGEGESGRRTDNRLEIGLLVEKSLDSRWLARGEWLVRDNRSSLSQYDYQRQTLMFTLEGAF from the coding sequence TTGCTGGTATTTTGGCGCGCCCTGTCCCTGATCCTGTTGTTAATGCCCACGATGATTCTTCAGGCGGCTGAAACGAAAGCCGGCATGGAGGATTTCCGTGCCGGCGTTGAAGCCTTTGAAGCAGGAGACCTGAACGCCGCGAAACAGCGCTTCCAGAGAGCCGTTGATGCTGGCCTGAGATCTCCCTCGCTTTTCTATAACCTCGGTGTTGTCTGCTATCAGCTGGGCGATTATGGCGCCGCTGAATCTGCCTTCCGTTCCTTGCTCGACGGCTCCAATGGCGCCCTGGCGCGTTATAACCTCGGTCTGGTCGCGCTTGCCACGGAGGAGTCTGCCGAAGCCCGTCGCTGGTTCGAGCAGGCCTCGGCCGAGAGCGCTCCGGATAAAATCCGGGCACTGGCCCGAGCGCAACTGAATAAACTGGATGGTGGATCGCCCCGGTTGGCCCGCCAGCCCTCCATTCGCGGCTATCTGGGTATCTCTGGCGGTTACGATTCCAATATTGCTGGCCTGCCCGAGGATACGGCGTCGAGTGAAGGTGGGGTGTTCCTCGAAGCGCTGGCTGCCGGAACCTACGAGCGGCCAGTCGGTACCCGCTCACGGCTTGCCCTCGATGCTGCCGCCTATTCCCGGGAACATCCGTCCGATGACGAGTACGACACTCAGGTGTTGCAGGGACGACTGGCCTGGTCTGAGACCCTCGCTGCAGGTGAACGCGGCGCTCTGGTGTCGTTGGTGAAGTCCTGGTTTGGCAGCGAATCCCTTGAAACCCGATACGGCATCGAGGGGTTTTATCGTTGGCGTGAGTGTTCGCTACCCGTAGCCCCGGATCAGTGCGGAATCGCCCTGGCGGCGGCTACCGTGAATGGTGGTTCAGGCTTCGAGGCCTATGACGGACAGTGGTATCGGGCACGCGTTCATGCGCGGAAGTACCTGGGACCCTGGCGATTGGACGGCGACTACTCACTGGAAATCAATGACCGGCGGGATCTGCAAACAACCAGTGAGTTTATCAGTGTCTCACCTACCCACCACACACTGGAGTTTGCCGGTCGCTACCGCTGGCGGCCAGATATCGTATTCGGAACAACGGGCTCTGTTCGCCACAGTCGATACCGGGACGCCCATCAGTTGGTGTCCGGGGAAGGCGAGAGCGGTCGCAGAACAGATAACCGCCTCGAGATCGGGTTGCTGGTGGAGAAGTCCCTGGACAGCCGTTGGCTGGCCCGGGGGGAGTGGCTGGTTCGGGATAACAGAAGCAGTCTGTCGCAGTATGACTATCAGCGCCAGACGCTGATGTTCACCCTGGAAGGGGCCTTCTAG
- the argC gene encoding N-acetyl-gamma-glutamyl-phosphate reductase has translation MIKVGIVGGTGYTGVELLRILAVHPEVSVSCITSRSEAGMPVAEMYPNLRGHYDLAFSEPDVNVLGACDLVFFATPHGVAMRMVPELMSAGVRVVDLSADFRLKDLDVWANWYGMAHESPEWAEKAVYGLPEVVRDEIRNAQLVANPGCYPTAVQLGFLPLLEQGLVDPKRLIADAKSGASGAGRQGKIGMLHGEIGESFKAYGASGHRHLPEIRQGLCGAAGGDVGVTFVPHLIPMIRGIEATLYAELKNPADFDRLQALFEQRFDDEPFVDVMPFGSHPETRSVRGANQCRMALHRQEQSNIVIVSSVIDNLVKGAAGQAVQNMNIMFGLKETMGLEAPALLP, from the coding sequence GTGATTAAAGTAGGCATCGTTGGTGGCACCGGCTACACCGGTGTGGAACTGCTGAGAATTCTTGCGGTTCACCCTGAAGTTTCGGTCAGTTGCATTACCTCCCGTTCCGAGGCGGGTATGCCGGTTGCGGAGATGTACCCTAATTTGCGAGGCCATTACGACCTCGCGTTCTCAGAGCCGGACGTCAATGTGCTTGGGGCCTGCGATCTGGTGTTCTTCGCCACGCCCCATGGCGTGGCCATGAGGATGGTGCCGGAACTGATGTCCGCCGGCGTACGTGTAGTGGATCTGTCCGCCGATTTCCGTCTTAAGGATCTGGATGTCTGGGCCAACTGGTATGGCATGGCCCATGAGAGCCCGGAATGGGCGGAGAAGGCGGTTTACGGTTTGCCGGAAGTGGTGCGCGATGAAATCCGCAATGCTCAACTGGTGGCCAATCCGGGTTGCTATCCGACTGCAGTTCAGCTGGGATTCCTCCCGTTGCTGGAGCAGGGACTGGTGGATCCAAAGCGCCTGATCGCCGACGCCAAATCCGGCGCCAGCGGCGCGGGCAGGCAGGGCAAGATCGGCATGCTCCACGGGGAGATCGGTGAAAGCTTCAAGGCCTACGGCGCCTCGGGGCATCGTCATCTGCCGGAAATCCGCCAGGGTTTGTGCGGTGCTGCTGGCGGGGATGTGGGTGTGACGTTCGTGCCCCACCTGATTCCGATGATCCGCGGCATCGAGGCGACGCTCTACGCCGAGCTGAAGAATCCGGCGGACTTTGATCGGCTCCAGGCCCTGTTCGAGCAGCGTTTTGATGACGAGCCTTTTGTCGATGTGATGCCTTTCGGCAGCCATCCGGAAACCCGGAGCGTGCGTGGGGCGAACCAGTGTCGCATGGCACTGCACAGGCAGGAACAGAGCAACATTGTTATTGTTTCTTCCGTCATTGATAACCTGGTGAAAGGTGCGGCCGGGCAGGCGGTCCAGAATATGAACATCATGTTTGGCCTGAAAGAAACCATGGGGCTTGAGGCCCCGGCGCTTTTGCCTTGA
- the thiE gene encoding thiamine phosphate synthase, which translates to MSKGLRPGLYAITDSVLTPPETLIESVEAALRGGAVMVQYREKSVPMAERISQAVSLQALCRNAGVPLLINDDPDLAKRVGAAGVHMGQTDGSVAAARRLLGDEAIIGITCHADLALAQAALGAGADYLAFGRFYTSSTKPGAPAAPPGVLTDAKRFGLPITAIGGVTTDNGEPLIRAGADMLAVVGGLFGGDTHDIEMRAKAFERLFASHHPLFSLPE; encoded by the coding sequence ATGAGTAAAGGGCTGCGCCCGGGGCTCTACGCCATTACCGACAGCGTACTGACACCACCCGAAACACTGATCGAATCGGTTGAGGCTGCGCTTCGGGGCGGCGCGGTCATGGTACAATATCGCGAAAAGAGCGTGCCGATGGCTGAACGGATTTCCCAGGCGGTCAGTTTGCAGGCTTTATGCCGAAATGCGGGCGTTCCGTTGCTGATCAACGACGATCCCGATCTCGCAAAACGGGTCGGGGCTGCCGGGGTACACATGGGTCAGACGGACGGCTCAGTGGCAGCGGCCCGCCGCCTTCTCGGTGATGAGGCCATAATCGGCATAACCTGTCACGCCGATCTCGCACTTGCACAGGCTGCTCTGGGGGCGGGCGCGGACTATCTGGCGTTCGGGCGATTTTATACGTCGTCGACCAAACCCGGCGCCCCCGCAGCGCCTCCCGGTGTTCTGACCGACGCAAAGCGTTTCGGCCTCCCGATCACCGCCATCGGCGGGGTAACCACAGACAACGGCGAACCTCTTATCCGTGCCGGGGCCGACATGCTCGCCGTGGTAGGCGGCCTTTTTGGCGGCGACACACATGACATTGAGATGCGAGCCAAAGCGTTCGAGCGCCTGTTCGCAAGCCATCATCCACTTTTTTCACTTCCGGAATAA
- the hemJ gene encoding protoporphyrinogen oxidase HemJ: protein MLWVKAFHIISLVCWFAGIFYLPRLFVYHAACEDEPGRERFKIMERKLYRGITTPSMVATVVFGVWLISYNASGYFSQGWMHAKLFLVAILIVYHFYCGHLVKVFRDDRNTRSHVFYRWFNELPVLILLAVVILAVVKPF, encoded by the coding sequence ATGCTGTGGGTGAAAGCCTTCCATATTATTTCACTGGTGTGCTGGTTCGCCGGCATTTTCTATCTGCCCAGACTGTTCGTCTACCACGCGGCCTGCGAGGACGAGCCCGGTCGTGAACGCTTCAAGATCATGGAGCGCAAGCTTTACCGGGGCATTACCACCCCTTCAATGGTCGCCACCGTCGTCTTCGGTGTCTGGCTGATCAGTTACAATGCCTCCGGCTATTTCAGCCAGGGCTGGATGCATGCCAAGCTGTTTCTGGTGGCCATTCTGATCGTTTACCATTTCTATTGCGGGCACCTTGTAAAGGTCTTCCGGGACGACCGGAACACCAGAAGCCACGTATTCTACCGGTGGTTCAACGAACTGCCGGTGCTGATTCTTCTGGCCGTTGTAATCCTGGCTGTTGTCAAACCGTTTTGA